The window TGGCAGACGCGATGATGCCGTCGTCCTCCAGCTGCTTGGTCAGCCGGTTGGCGCCGTGCTTGGTGCGTGTAAAGACCAGCACCTGGCCCCAGTCATTGGTGCGGATCAGGTGCGACAGCAGCCGGCGCTTGTCTTCCTTGCGGATCTCGTGCACATGCTGCGTGACGCTGTCCACCGCAGCATTGCGGCGCGCGACCTCGATATTGACCGGCTGATGCAGAAAAGCCGCGGCCAGTGTGCGGATCTCCTCGCTGTAGGTGGCGGAGAACATCAGGTTCTGGCGTTTGGCCGGCAACAGCTTGAGTATCCGCTTGATGTCGTGAATGAAGCCCATGTCGAGCATGCGGTCAGCTTCATCGAGAACGAGGATTTCTATCTTCGAAAGGTCGATGGTGCGCTGCTGCACATGGTCGAGCAGACGGCCCGGCGTGGCGACAACGATGTCGGTGCCACGGCGCAGGCTCTCCGCCTGTGGATTGAAACCCACACCGCCAAACACGACGGTGACGGCCATCGGCGTATAGCGGCCGTAAGTGCGCGCGCTTTCCGCCACCTGTGCAGCGAGCTCACGTGTGGGGACCAGCACCAGCGCACGCGGTGCGCGCCAGCCATTGCGGCCCGCAGCGACGGGCGCTTCGCCGGGCTTTGGTGTGCCCAGCAACTGCAGGATCGGCAGGACAAAACCGGCCGTCTTGCCGGTTCCCGTCTGCGCACCGGCGAGCAGGTCGCGACCGGCCAGCACTTCGGGAATTGCGCGGGCCTGTACGGGCGTCGGTGTTTCGTAACCGCTATCCGCAATGGCGCGCAACAGTTCGGGCTTCAACCCGAGCGTTTGAAATGACATCTTTGATTTTCCTCTCCAGCCTGCAGAGCGTCCCGTGTCATCGGGATAATCCTCTGGTCCGGTAGAGGCAGGGTAATGGTCTCGGGTGTTTCCGGAGCGCTGCCGCAAGCGGCGATGCCGTGCGGAGTTCCAGTGCAAAAACTGCGAGATAATGAACGAGCTGACCGGACGAAAGCTTGTTTAGCAGCGCGCACCATACACGAAGGGCGCCCGGTATCCAAGCAACCCGCCAGGGCTTGCCAGCCTCAGCGCAGCGCAAGCTCCATGATCACCGCACCACTTTCTGCCCGGCCTTCAGCCGGCGACGTCAGGAACACCCTGCCCGGATCGATATCGGTATCACCGAGCAACTTCGCCTGTACCGCCTCGGCCCGCGCCCGGGCGAGCGCAAACAGATCGTCGTCCGTGATCTCGACATGCTGGCGCACCGCCTGCTCGAGCCGCGAGATCATTGCCTCCGGTGTATCCGGTACGGGCGTTGCGCCCGCCGGCGGAGCCGGGGGCTCCGGCAGTTTCGCCTTCGCGCCATATGCCTTGCGGTATACGGCAGTCAGCTGGCGCAGGTAGTCTTCACGGTTGGCGCTGACCGCCGCAAAGTTCAAGCCGTCCGAGGGCTGCTTTCTGGCAATCAGCTCAGCCTTCCTGGCCGCCACGACATCACGCCTCAGCCGGGACTCGATGATCCCGGCAGCATCCGCCTCGCGGCTGAAGACCGCCGGCACATCGAGTTTCAGTCCCGGACGTTCATCGAGCGCCTTCAGCAGCGAGTCCAGCTTCCGCTGTGCGGCTTCGTCGATTGTCGCCGTTCCCGCAGGGAAGCCGATGAGGTTCATGTCTTCACCGCCGCCAAAGAGATTTCCCAGCAGCGCAAAGGGCGCAGTGACCGCCTTGCTCAGCAGATTGACGAAGACCTTCCAGATGATCGGTCCGATGCGGAACTGCGGATCATCAAGACTGCCGGCTACCGGCAAGTCGATATCGATGACGCCATTGCGGTCCTTGAGCAGGGCGACCGCGAGCTTGAGCGGCACGCCGATCGAATCCGGGCTTTCCACCTTGTCACCAAGTTCCAGCTGGTCGATGACAATCTTGTGGTCGGCCTGGAGCTTGCCCGCGTTCAGCTTGTAGTTGAGCTCGGCAGACAGCTTTCCGCGCCGGATCGTGTAACCCGCAAAGCGCCCCGAATAAGGCGTGAACGAAGCCATCTCGATATTGCGGAAGTTCATCGCCATGTCGAGCCAGGCCTCGGCGGCCAGCGGATTGACCTCGCCGCGGATGGTAACCGGCGAGAAGCGGTCGACCTGACCGTCGAGTTCCACCTTTGCGCGTGAGGCGGGGTCTGAAGACAGCCCGCTGATCGTGCCCTCGAGCTTGCCGATGCCGGTCGCGAAATTCGGCCGGATGCTCAGGTCCGCAAAGTTTGTCGAACCGTTCCTGATGCTGACGGTGCCGATCTGCATCGGGAACGGCGCCGGTTTCGGCTGCGCTGCAGACGGATTACTGACCACGACATCTGCCGTCTGCCCACCCAGCGTCGGCCCGCCCGCCGGCGTCGCAGTCGCTCCCGGACCAGCGAGAACCGCGGCTACATTGGTGTTGCCGTCGGGCGCAATGATCAGCCGCGCATATGGACCTTGCGCGCTGACCGTGCGGATGCGCAGGCTTTGGGGTGCGGACCGGTATCGCAAGCCGTCGAGTTGCAGCCGGTCCCATTTGATGAAATCTTCTTCGAGGACATTATCGACCGTGCGCAGGCCGCTGACCGTGACATCGGCTTCGACATCGAGTCTTGCCGTCGGCTCGGCCGGC of the Chromatiales bacterium genome contains:
- a CDS encoding DEAD/DEAH box helicase — its product is MSFQTLGLKPELLRAIADSGYETPTPVQARAIPEVLAGRDLLAGAQTGTGKTAGFVLPILQLLGTPKPGEAPVAAGRNGWRAPRALVLVPTRELAAQVAESARTYGRYTPMAVTVVFGGVGFNPQAESLRRGTDIVVATPGRLLDHVQQRTIDLSKIEILVLDEADRMLDMGFIHDIKRILKLLPAKRQNLMFSATYSEEIRTLAAAFLHQPVNIEVARRNAAVDSVTQHVHEIRKEDKRRLLSHLIRTNDWGQVLVFTRTKHGANRLTKQLEDDGIIASAIHGNKSQSARTKALNDFKQGKVTALVATEVASRGLDIDQLPCVINYELPNVPEDYVHRIGRTGRAGASGVAVSLVSADERGQLKDIERLLGRPLLRAQLPKISEPPVRPGRPAQPEQDTRGNQAHQHRDGQRHGQGAGQGQRQNRYRGNRGGGARARSG
- a CDS encoding DUF748 domain-containing protein, which translates into the protein MYRFNASRIIGLKRSAMPEAVRKKPFAFLNRPVFWLAIAGLLAAYAALGFYAVPRLLNGLLKDTVRAEYGRELAIGAIRFNPFSLALEIDGLALPDADGGPLVAFDQLRVDLDLDSLWHRALSFREIAVDGLAVNAVVRPGGALNLADLQSAKSPDAEHESLPRLMVADLRVSKSRIRVTDLDRAEAFVANIDPVEFRLSDFTTFRDGADRYRLDAHVFGSGRIAWQGTLQASPLASVGEFQLTDLPLPEIAALPGDALPLEIARGSLAVRGRYQYADTADGAQVELADSEITIAKVALRARGQPDDYVVLDRLVASGGRMSLAERRLEFASLAIDGGTVSAWLTPDGELNLSALAGGAPEAAGPPSQALAPSAAQEPASTPKAAVQPASQAASSRKDWEVRLPAIAASNLDVTIEDRSVQPVPVLHLKPLGFTVSDYSTRPDAVVNLTVDTAVNEKGKLHTAAVLAMDSLAAQADIELADFDLSVLQPWVAKKSSMTLVSGELGLKGKLSYVPAEPTARLDVEADVTVSGLRTVDNVLEEDFIKWDRLQLDGLRYRSAPQSLRIRTVSAQGPYARLIIAPDGNTNVAAVLAGPGATATPAGGPTLGGQTADVVVSNPSAAQPKPAPFPMQIGTVSIRNGSTNFADLSIRPNFATGIGKLEGTISGLSSDPASRAKVELDGQVDRFSPVTIRGEVNPLAAEAWLDMAMNFRNIEMASFTPYSGRFAGYTIRRGKLSAELNYKLNAGKLQADHKIVIDQLELGDKVESPDSIGVPLKLAVALLKDRNGVIDIDLPVAGSLDDPQFRIGPIIWKVFVNLLSKAVTAPFALLGNLFGGGEDMNLIGFPAGTATIDEAAQRKLDSLLKALDERPGLKLDVPAVFSREADAAGIIESRLRRDVVAARKAELIARKQPSDGLNFAAVSANREDYLRQLTAVYRKAYGAKAKLPEPPAPPAGATPVPDTPEAMISRLEQAVRQHVEITDDDLFALARARAEAVQAKLLGDTDIDPGRVFLTSPAEGRAESGAVIMELALR